In one window of Desulforhabdus amnigena DNA:
- a CDS encoding DUF6883 domain-containing protein — protein sequence MKLPRNREAIVPERKITEYLLSESHPVGKAKARYFRALGYSERNASQLKEDLTAIAVTYEVTEMIDTPFGRKYVVDGALATPGGIKARVRTVWIVEAGEDISRFVTAYPREEENRGVESD from the coding sequence ATGAAGCTACCAAGGAATCGGGAAGCTATCGTTCCAGAGAGGAAGATCACTGAGTATCTTCTCTCCGAGAGCCATCCAGTGGGTAAGGCCAAAGCCAGGTACTTCAGAGCGTTGGGTTATAGCGAGAGAAATGCCTCACAACTGAAGGAAGACCTTACAGCGATAGCTGTCACCTACGAAGTCACTGAAATGATCGACACTCCTTTTGGAAGGAAGTATGTTGTAGATGGAGCGTTGGCTACACCAGGCGGAATCAAAGCACGAGTGCGTACAGTGTGGATAGTGGAAGCAGGAGAAGATATTTCCCGCTTCGTCACGGCATACCCGAGAGAGGAAGAGAATAGAGGAGTAGAAAGTGATTAG
- a CDS encoding DUF262 domain-containing protein has translation MEASTTIKQMLAGNRIFVPAYQRAYSWDTEFESSKAPKQVNTFLSDLEDYNRSSTKSKFYFGHFLFEEKSENEFGVIDGQQRLTTISIFLSALFLRLKAIRPLSEDEDESFEDLIKRKSTYRFATVGYDNQLFKDYVIDQIKKDKNGLETESAKRIVDAFDFFSQKLADKDEVYLLKMLETVQGSSCTTHPVTDESEAIQMFIFQNNRGKKPSNLEIIKAQFMFIVHLYGGDEKESLIEEIKSRFEKIYKSISSIEYNIDEDDVLVYTLRVHFNSLWESNAIEKINKLLSGENSISFIKLFTQSLAVSFEHLTTFFGKDEKENLEIHSLISLGGIAIAIPFIIKAYKFGLQQRQLSQLCSSLESLVIRHRLIGTRADITSRLNDVYQKFKEDNSDIRPIIDKIEWMKNVGSDSWWWAYWNNQALERALQGGINHSIAKFLLWKYETHLESQGKSGYSITRFDKIINPELEHIAPETENPETGYDTYDEEFVNQYINCLGNYLLISKSHNCSVGNKPFADKRASYKHSEQQREVQEMTKDNLNWTRSLIQERKEKIIKVLMDKC, from the coding sequence ATGGAAGCTTCAACAACAATCAAACAAATGTTGGCAGGAAACAGAATCTTTGTGCCGGCTTACCAACGTGCCTACTCTTGGGATACAGAATTTGAAAGTAGCAAAGCGCCAAAACAAGTAAACACCTTTTTATCTGACTTGGAGGACTACAACCGAAGCTCAACAAAATCTAAATTCTATTTCGGACATTTCCTTTTTGAAGAAAAATCGGAAAATGAGTTTGGAGTAATTGACGGCCAGCAACGTCTTACAACAATATCAATTTTTTTATCGGCTCTTTTTCTCCGTCTGAAAGCTATTCGCCCATTGTCAGAAGACGAAGATGAATCTTTTGAGGATTTAATAAAAAGAAAATCAACTTATCGTTTTGCGACTGTTGGTTACGACAACCAGCTTTTCAAAGATTATGTGATTGACCAAATCAAGAAAGATAAAAATGGGCTTGAAACGGAATCAGCTAAACGAATAGTAGATGCATTTGATTTCTTTTCTCAAAAGCTTGCAGATAAAGACGAGGTATATCTATTAAAAATGCTTGAAACTGTTCAAGGTTCATCTTGCACAACACATCCAGTAACAGATGAATCAGAAGCTATTCAGATGTTTATTTTTCAAAACAATAGGGGCAAAAAGCCTTCAAACTTGGAGATAATCAAAGCACAATTTATGTTCATTGTTCATCTTTACGGAGGGGATGAAAAGGAATCTTTAATCGAAGAAATCAAGTCAAGGTTTGAGAAAATTTATAAATCAATTTCGTCTATTGAATACAATATTGATGAGGATGACGTTTTGGTTTACACATTGAGAGTGCATTTCAACTCTCTTTGGGAATCAAACGCAATTGAGAAAATAAATAAACTGCTTTCAGGGGAAAATTCGATTTCATTTATCAAGTTATTTACCCAATCTCTTGCCGTTAGCTTTGAGCATTTAACGACATTCTTCGGTAAAGATGAGAAAGAAAACCTTGAAATTCATTCGTTAATTTCGCTTGGTGGGATTGCTATTGCCATCCCATTCATTATTAAGGCCTACAAATTCGGACTTCAACAAAGACAATTATCCCAGCTTTGTTCAAGCCTTGAATCATTGGTAATCAGACACAGACTAATAGGAACAAGAGCCGATATAACTTCCAGACTTAATGATGTTTATCAAAAATTCAAAGAGGACAATTCCGATATCAGGCCAATAATTGACAAAATTGAATGGATGAAAAATGTGGGTTCTGACTCTTGGTGGTGGGCATATTGGAACAATCAGGCATTGGAAAGAGCCTTACAAGGCGGAATTAACCACTCGATTGCTAAATTCTTGCTTTGGAAATACGAGACTCATCTTGAATCACAAGGAAAAAGTGGTTACTCAATAACCAGATTTGATAAAATAATCAATCCAGAGTTGGAGCATATTGCACCCGAGACAGAGAACCCGGAAACTGGTTATGACACCTATGACGAAGAGTTTGTAAATCAATACATCAACTGTCTTGGAAACTATTTGCTGATTTCTAAGTCTCATAATTGCTCAGTTGGCAACAAGCCATTTGCAGACAAACGAGCAAGTTACAAACATTCAGAACAGCAAAGAGAGGTTCAAGAAATGACCAAGGACAACTTGAATTGGACAAGAAGTCTCATTCAAGAACGAAAAGAGAAAATCATTAAAGTGCTCATGGATAAATGCTAA